One region of Phycicoccus sp. M110.8 genomic DNA includes:
- a CDS encoding 3-hydroxybutyrate dehydrogenase yields MPTTPALLDLSGRTALVTGAASGIGAACVDRLAAAGAKVYAVDRDEAGLARFEDSGVVALATDLSDLDAVDALPGDVDVLVNNAGIQHVAPIHEFPTETWDLILRLMLTSPFRLVRRVLPHMYEQQWGRVVNVSSVHGLRASEFKAAYVSAKHGLEGLSKVTALEGGGRGVTSNCVNPAYVRTPLVEKQIADQARTHGIGEDEVVGKVMLDPVAVKRLVEPPEVAELVAFLCSPAADSVSGASFAMDGGWTAH; encoded by the coding sequence ATGCCGACGACGCCAGCCCTGCTCGACCTGTCCGGACGCACGGCCCTGGTGACCGGCGCCGCGAGCGGGATCGGGGCCGCCTGCGTGGACCGGCTGGCGGCTGCCGGGGCGAAGGTCTACGCGGTCGACCGCGACGAGGCGGGCCTGGCCCGGTTCGAGGACAGCGGGGTCGTGGCCCTCGCGACCGACCTCAGCGACCTCGACGCCGTGGACGCTCTGCCCGGCGACGTCGACGTGCTCGTCAACAACGCGGGCATCCAGCACGTCGCGCCGATCCACGAGTTCCCCACCGAGACGTGGGACCTCATCCTGCGGCTCATGCTCACCTCCCCCTTCCGCCTCGTGCGCCGGGTGCTGCCGCACATGTACGAGCAGCAGTGGGGCCGCGTCGTCAACGTCTCCAGCGTCCACGGCCTGCGCGCCAGCGAGTTCAAGGCGGCGTACGTCTCGGCGAAGCACGGGCTGGAGGGCCTGTCGAAGGTGACCGCGCTCGAGGGTGGTGGACGCGGGGTCACGAGCAACTGCGTCAACCCGGCCTACGTGCGCACACCGTTGGTGGAGAAGCAGATCGCCGACCAGGCGCGCACCCACGGCATCGGCGAGGACGAGGTCGTGGGCAAGGTCATGCTCGACCCGGTGGCGGTCAAGCGCCTGGTCGAGCCGCCGGAGGTCGCCGAGCTCGTGGCGTTCCTCTGCTCCCCCGCTGCCGACTCGGTGTCCGGGGCGTCGTTCGCGATGGACGGCGGGTGGACGGCCCACTGA
- a CDS encoding SDR family oxidoreductase: MITVVGGTGHLGREVVRRLLAEGNTVRVYAKGAASATDLADAGAQLVPGDIRDAAAVARAVEGATVAVCAAQGLAGTGKPSPASVDRDGNRHVVDAAAAAGAALVLVSVVGAGPDHPVELHRMKGAAEAYLRSSGVPWTIVRGTAFVETWSDILRSSANRAGRVQVFGRGRNPVNFVSVTDMATAVVRAAVDPGLRGQVIEVGGPDQLTLVELAQLVAPGTAPRHVPRTALRVMRVLARPVRPQLARLAEAALAMDTTDMTFDAAPAHAAYPWLSSTHVEAVLA; this comes from the coding sequence GTGATCACCGTGGTCGGCGGCACCGGCCACCTGGGACGCGAGGTGGTGCGACGCCTGCTCGCGGAGGGGAACACGGTCCGCGTGTACGCCAAGGGGGCCGCCTCCGCCACGGACCTCGCGGACGCGGGCGCCCAGCTCGTGCCGGGCGACATCCGTGACGCGGCGGCCGTCGCGCGGGCCGTCGAGGGCGCGACGGTCGCCGTGTGCGCAGCCCAGGGGCTGGCGGGTACCGGCAAGCCCTCCCCCGCCTCCGTCGACCGCGACGGCAACCGCCACGTCGTGGATGCCGCAGCCGCTGCGGGGGCGGCCCTCGTGCTCGTGTCGGTCGTCGGCGCCGGTCCGGACCACCCCGTCGAGCTGCACCGCATGAAGGGCGCTGCGGAGGCGTACCTGAGGTCCAGCGGCGTGCCGTGGACGATCGTGCGTGGCACCGCGTTCGTCGAGACCTGGAGCGACATCCTGCGATCGAGCGCCAACCGGGCGGGGCGGGTCCAGGTCTTCGGCAGGGGCCGGAACCCGGTGAACTTCGTGTCGGTGACGGACATGGCCACTGCCGTGGTCCGCGCCGCGGTGGACCCGGGCCTCCGGGGACAGGTCATCGAGGTCGGCGGCCCCGACCAGCTGACCCTCGTCGAGCTCGCCCAGCTGGTCGCACCCGGGACTGCACCACGCCACGTGCCCCGGACGGCGCTGCGGGTGATGCGCGTGCTCGCCCGACCGGTACGACCGCAGCTCGCCCGCCTCGCCGAGGCGGCCCTCGCCATGGACACGACTGACATGACCTTCGACGCGGCACCCGCCCACGCGGCATACCCGTGGCTGTCCTCGACTCACGTCGAGGCAGTGCTCGCCTGA
- a CDS encoding nuclear transport factor 2 family protein, protein MDTSHATPASTIDRLFAATNAHDLEALVACFAPDYVNETPAHPDRGFRGPQQVRANWTQLFAGLPDMTCRVRAQVTQGDDVWAEVEMSGTRGDGSRHLARGVLVFTVADGLVRRLRFYVEPVDESGSTADDAVARAVSGGAP, encoded by the coding sequence ATGGACACGTCACACGCCACGCCCGCCAGCACCATCGACAGGCTCTTCGCAGCGACCAACGCGCACGACCTGGAGGCCTTGGTCGCCTGCTTCGCCCCGGACTACGTCAACGAGACCCCCGCCCACCCCGACCGCGGCTTCCGGGGCCCGCAGCAGGTGCGCGCGAACTGGACCCAGCTGTTCGCGGGGCTCCCAGACATGACGTGCAGGGTGCGGGCCCAGGTCACCCAGGGGGACGACGTCTGGGCGGAGGTCGAGATGTCCGGCACCCGGGGCGACGGCAGCAGGCACCTGGCCCGCGGCGTGCTGGTCTTCACCGTCGCCGACGGTCTCGTGCGGCGGCTCCGCTTCTACGTCGAACCCGTCGACGAGAGCGGTTCGACGGCGGACGACGCAGTGGCCCGGGCTGTCTCGGGCGGCGCGCCGTGA
- a CDS encoding TetR/AcrR family transcriptional regulator, whose translation MAEAVVKRRRPYDSSGRRAAAAERRRAVVDAAAGRFAAQGYAGTTVADVAADAGVSVETVYKQFGGKPGLVRALWLQALEGAGPEPAERRSDAVSSTATDPLVVLDAWARLSAEVAPRAAPVQLLVRAAAASDPAVADLHEELEAARLRRMAHNARAIRRFLRPGLSTRRARDVLFAITGAGLYETLVLQQGWSLEDYADFVRRTLVAQLLD comes from the coding sequence TTGGCCGAAGCGGTCGTCAAGAGGCGGCGCCCCTACGACTCGTCGGGGCGCCGTGCCGCGGCTGCCGAGCGCCGCCGGGCCGTCGTCGACGCGGCCGCGGGCAGATTCGCGGCACAGGGCTACGCCGGCACCACCGTGGCCGACGTCGCAGCGGACGCCGGGGTGTCCGTGGAGACCGTCTACAAGCAGTTCGGTGGCAAGCCCGGCCTCGTCCGGGCGCTGTGGCTGCAGGCACTCGAGGGCGCAGGGCCCGAGCCGGCGGAGCGCCGGTCGGACGCGGTGTCGAGCACGGCCACGGACCCGCTCGTGGTCCTCGACGCGTGGGCCCGGCTGAGCGCCGAGGTGGCACCACGCGCCGCGCCGGTGCAGCTGCTCGTGCGTGCGGCGGCCGCGAGCGACCCGGCGGTGGCCGACCTGCACGAGGAGCTCGAGGCCGCTCGCCTGCGTCGAATGGCCCACAACGCCAGGGCGATCCGACGCTTCCTGCGACCAGGGCTGTCCACACGCAGGGCGCGTGACGTGCTCTTCGCCATCACCGGCGCCGGGCTGTACGAGACCCTGGTGCTGCAGCAGGGCTGGTCGCTCGAGGACTACGCCGACTTCGTCCGCCGCACCCTGGTGGCGCAGCTGCTCGACTGA
- a CDS encoding 3-hydroxyacyl-CoA dehydrogenase NAD-binding domain-containing protein has product MSTDTQQQAPADKGAQGFEEVVTHTPVRDITLPGGAGTLALVTLDNGFDHTKPNTFGPKTIEGLVATVAELRRRADAGEIQAVGITGKPFIFAVGADLKAVGQARSREDALGVARAGHAAFAGIMDLPVPTFAFVNGAAMGGGVEIALSADYRTISSGVPAIALPETFLGLVPGWGGCWLLPNLVGPANALKVIIDNPMNMNRMLKGPQAFELGMADAMFEPADFLEESLLWAAEVVSGETTVQRPEVSRDEAEWAAALKAAKSVVDLKTGGKSPAPYRALKLVEAARTATRDEGFAAEDEALADLVMGDELRAGLYSFDLVQRRAKRPAGAPDKSLARKVTKVGIVGAGLMASQLALLFAKNLEVPVVMTDLDEERVAKGVGYVHGEVDKLLAKGRLGKDKANRLKGLVTGSTSKDGFADADFVLEAVFEEMSVKKQVWAEVEAIVGEECVLATNTSSLSITEMASELTHPERVVGFHFFNPVAVMPLLEIIKGEQTDDATLATAFATGKGLKKTTILVKDSPSFIVNRLLGRFMGEVAKVVDEGTPIEVADRAFAGLAPMPPFILLGLVGPAIALHNNETLAKAFPDRFYVSENLRKVVAAKKPAIYTWPEGKPVVDPEVEALFDKPADPVVLTTEEVRERVLGVLADEARRMLDEGVAQAPMDLDLAMITGAGFQFWNGGLTPLLDREGVSEKVTGTRFLPPGVASVPA; this is encoded by the coding sequence ATGAGCACGGACACCCAGCAGCAGGCCCCGGCGGACAAGGGCGCCCAGGGCTTCGAGGAGGTCGTGACCCACACCCCGGTCCGCGACATCACCCTCCCCGGCGGCGCGGGCACCCTCGCGCTCGTCACCCTCGACAACGGCTTCGACCACACCAAGCCGAACACGTTCGGGCCCAAGACCATCGAGGGCCTCGTCGCCACGGTGGCCGAGCTGCGCCGGCGCGCCGACGCGGGCGAGATCCAGGCGGTCGGCATCACCGGCAAGCCGTTCATCTTCGCCGTCGGCGCCGACCTCAAGGCCGTGGGTCAGGCCCGCTCCCGCGAGGACGCGCTCGGTGTCGCCCGGGCCGGCCACGCGGCATTCGCCGGCATCATGGACCTGCCCGTGCCGACGTTCGCGTTCGTCAACGGCGCCGCCATGGGCGGTGGCGTGGAGATCGCGCTGTCCGCCGACTACCGCACCATCTCCTCGGGCGTGCCGGCGATCGCGCTGCCCGAGACGTTCCTCGGCCTCGTCCCCGGCTGGGGCGGCTGCTGGCTGCTCCCGAACCTCGTCGGCCCCGCCAACGCGCTCAAGGTCATCATCGACAACCCGATGAACATGAACCGCATGCTCAAGGGCCCGCAGGCCTTCGAGCTGGGCATGGCCGACGCCATGTTCGAGCCGGCCGACTTCCTCGAGGAGTCCCTGCTCTGGGCGGCCGAGGTCGTCTCGGGCGAGACGACGGTCCAGCGCCCCGAGGTCAGCCGTGACGAGGCCGAGTGGGCCGCAGCCCTCAAGGCTGCCAAGAGTGTCGTCGACCTCAAGACGGGTGGCAAGTCCCCCGCGCCGTACCGCGCGCTGAAGCTCGTCGAGGCGGCCCGCACGGCCACCCGTGACGAGGGCTTCGCCGCCGAGGACGAGGCGCTCGCCGACCTCGTCATGGGCGACGAGCTGCGCGCCGGGCTGTACTCGTTCGACCTCGTGCAGCGCCGCGCCAAGCGGCCCGCTGGTGCGCCGGACAAATCGCTGGCGCGCAAGGTCACCAAGGTCGGCATCGTCGGGGCAGGCCTCATGGCCAGCCAGCTCGCGCTGCTGTTCGCCAAGAACCTCGAGGTGCCGGTCGTCATGACCGACCTGGACGAGGAGCGCGTCGCCAAGGGCGTCGGCTACGTCCACGGCGAGGTCGATAAGCTGCTCGCCAAGGGCCGTCTCGGCAAGGACAAAGCGAACCGGCTCAAGGGCCTGGTCACCGGCTCCACGTCCAAGGACGGCTTCGCCGACGCCGACTTCGTGCTCGAGGCCGTCTTCGAGGAGATGTCGGTCAAGAAGCAGGTCTGGGCCGAGGTCGAGGCGATCGTCGGTGAGGAGTGCGTCCTCGCGACCAACACCTCCTCGCTGTCGATCACCGAGATGGCCTCGGAGCTGACGCACCCCGAGCGGGTCGTGGGCTTCCACTTCTTCAACCCGGTCGCGGTCATGCCGCTGCTCGAGATCATCAAGGGCGAGCAGACCGACGACGCGACCCTCGCCACGGCGTTCGCCACCGGCAAGGGGCTGAAGAAGACGACCATCCTGGTCAAGGACTCCCCCAGCTTCATCGTCAACCGGCTGCTCGGCCGCTTCATGGGCGAGGTCGCCAAGGTCGTCGACGAGGGCACGCCGATCGAGGTGGCGGACCGTGCGTTCGCCGGCCTCGCGCCGATGCCGCCGTTCATCCTGCTCGGCCTGGTCGGCCCTGCGATCGCGTTGCACAACAACGAGACCCTGGCCAAGGCGTTCCCCGACCGGTTCTACGTGTCGGAGAACCTGCGCAAGGTCGTCGCCGCGAAGAAGCCGGCGATCTACACCTGGCCCGAGGGCAAGCCGGTCGTCGACCCCGAGGTCGAGGCGCTGTTCGACAAGCCTGCCGACCCGGTGGTCCTGACCACCGAGGAGGTTCGCGAGCGCGTCCTCGGCGTCCTGGCCGACGAGGCCCGCAGGATGCTCGACGAGGGCGTCGCGCAGGCCCCGATGGACCTCGACCTGGCGATGATCACCGGAGCCGGGTTCCAGTTCTGGAACGGCGGCCTCACGCCGCTGCTCGACCGCGAGGGCGTCTCGGAGAAGGTCACCGGCACGCGCTTCCTGCCGCCGGGCGTGGCCAGCGTCCCCGCCTGA
- a CDS encoding thiolase family protein, with protein sequence MPRTLREVVFVDGVRTPFGKAGEKGIYAQTRADDLVIKCIRELIRRHPELPPERVEEVAIAATTQIGDQGLTLGRMAALLSGLPKTTPGYSIDRMCAGAMTAVTTTASSIAFGAIDVAIAGGVEHMGRHPMGEGVDPNPRIVAEKLVDPSALVMGSTAENLHDRFPQLTKERSDAYAVASQDKLAKAYANNQVQPDLVPVATRHEELGWGLATEDEPPRPGTTVEDLAQLKTPFRPHGNVTAGNAAGLNDGATACILASAEAAEELGLPVRMRLVDFAFVGVEPEVMGIGPVPAAEKALGKAGLSIEDIGLFELNEAFAVQVLAFLDHFGIADDDPRVNQYGGAIATGHPLASSGVRLMTQLARQFEEHPEVRYGMTAMCIGIGMGGAVIWENPNHADYGKEDAA encoded by the coding sequence GTGCCCCGCACTCTGCGTGAGGTCGTGTTCGTCGACGGCGTCCGGACGCCGTTCGGCAAGGCCGGGGAGAAGGGCATCTACGCCCAGACCCGCGCCGACGACCTCGTCATCAAATGCATCCGTGAGCTCATCCGCCGCCACCCCGAGCTGCCGCCGGAGCGCGTGGAGGAGGTCGCCATCGCCGCGACCACCCAGATCGGCGACCAGGGCCTCACCCTCGGCCGCATGGCCGCGCTGCTGTCCGGGCTGCCGAAGACCACGCCCGGCTACTCCATCGACCGCATGTGCGCGGGCGCGATGACCGCCGTGACCACCACGGCGTCCTCGATCGCCTTCGGCGCCATCGACGTCGCCATCGCGGGCGGGGTGGAGCACATGGGCCGCCACCCGATGGGTGAGGGCGTCGACCCCAACCCGCGGATCGTGGCCGAGAAGCTCGTGGACCCCTCCGCGCTCGTCATGGGCTCGACCGCCGAGAACCTGCACGACCGGTTCCCGCAGCTCACCAAGGAGCGCAGCGACGCGTATGCCGTGGCCTCCCAGGACAAGCTCGCGAAGGCCTACGCCAACAACCAGGTGCAGCCCGACCTCGTGCCGGTCGCGACCCGCCACGAGGAGCTCGGCTGGGGGCTGGCCACCGAGGACGAGCCGCCGCGTCCCGGCACGACCGTCGAGGACCTGGCGCAGCTCAAGACGCCCTTCCGCCCGCACGGCAACGTGACGGCGGGCAACGCAGCCGGCCTCAACGACGGCGCCACCGCGTGCATCCTGGCCTCCGCCGAGGCCGCCGAGGAGCTCGGCCTGCCGGTGCGGATGCGGCTCGTGGACTTCGCCTTCGTGGGTGTCGAGCCCGAGGTCATGGGCATCGGCCCGGTGCCGGCCGCCGAGAAGGCGCTGGGCAAGGCCGGCCTGTCGATCGAGGACATCGGCCTGTTCGAGCTCAACGAGGCCTTCGCCGTGCAGGTGCTGGCGTTCCTCGACCACTTCGGCATCGCCGACGACGACCCCCGGGTCAACCAGTACGGCGGCGCCATCGCCACCGGCCACCCCCTCGCCTCCTCCGGCGTGCGGCTGATGACCCAGCTCGCCCGCCAGTTCGAGGAGCACCCCGAGGTGCGCTACGGCATGACCGCGATGTGCATCGGCATCGGCATGGGCGGCGCGGTGATCTGGGAGAACCCCAACCACGCCGACTACGGCAAGGAGGACGCGGCATGA
- a CDS encoding HRDC domain-containing protein, with the protein MTDTDAARDAELDPAPDATPAVDLVPLDMPADGVPPVVETERALMEAARAIRAGEGPVALDAERASGYRYGQRAYLVQLRREGAGTWLIDPIACPDLSPVDEAIGNAEWILHAATQDLACLAEVGLRPRQLFDTELAGRLLGLPRVGLAAVVEHYLGLSLAKEHSAVDWSTRPLPEPWLRYAALDVEVLVDLRNLMGVDLARQGKDGWAREEFEALLDFTGPAPRVDPWRRTSGMHKVRHRRTAAMVRELWEARDAIARDRDVSPGRVLPDAAIVDIAMAAPSSPDQLPGGHRAVRRYQRQWLEAVARAGQVPEDKLPPMTLRSDGPPPARAWAERDPVAAARLSQARAELTAFAEERRVPVENVLSPDPLRRVIWTPPADRTAEGFAEALARLGARRWQTDIVAPMVTRAFADHPDADAG; encoded by the coding sequence GTGACCGACACCGACGCCGCGCGTGACGCCGAGCTGGACCCGGCGCCCGACGCCACCCCGGCGGTCGACCTCGTCCCCCTCGACATGCCTGCCGACGGCGTGCCGCCGGTGGTGGAGACCGAGCGGGCGCTGATGGAGGCCGCCCGCGCGATCCGGGCCGGCGAGGGGCCCGTGGCGCTCGACGCCGAGCGGGCCAGCGGCTACCGCTACGGCCAGCGCGCCTACCTCGTGCAGCTGCGCCGCGAGGGTGCCGGCACCTGGCTGATCGACCCCATCGCCTGCCCCGACCTGTCGCCGGTCGACGAGGCCATCGGCAACGCCGAGTGGATCCTGCACGCCGCGACCCAGGACCTCGCCTGCCTCGCCGAGGTGGGGCTGCGACCGCGGCAGCTGTTCGACACCGAGCTCGCCGGACGGCTGCTCGGCCTCCCGCGCGTCGGCCTGGCCGCCGTCGTCGAGCACTACCTCGGGCTGTCGCTGGCCAAAGAGCACTCGGCCGTCGACTGGTCGACCCGCCCGCTGCCGGAGCCGTGGCTGCGGTACGCCGCCCTCGACGTCGAGGTGCTCGTCGACCTGCGCAACCTCATGGGCGTCGACCTCGCCCGCCAGGGCAAGGACGGTTGGGCGCGCGAGGAGTTCGAGGCGCTGCTCGACTTCACCGGTCCCGCCCCGCGCGTCGACCCGTGGCGCCGCACGTCCGGGATGCACAAGGTCCGGCACCGCCGCACCGCGGCCATGGTCCGCGAGCTGTGGGAGGCGCGCGACGCCATCGCCCGGGACCGCGACGTCTCGCCCGGCCGGGTCCTGCCCGACGCCGCCATCGTCGACATCGCCATGGCGGCGCCGTCCAGCCCCGACCAGCTGCCCGGCGGCCACCGTGCGGTGCGCCGCTACCAGCGCCAGTGGCTCGAGGCCGTGGCGCGGGCCGGTCAGGTCCCCGAGGACAAGCTGCCGCCGATGACGTTGCGGTCCGACGGGCCCCCGCCGGCGCGCGCGTGGGCCGAGCGCGACCCGGTCGCGGCCGCCCGGCTGTCCCAGGCCCGGGCCGAGCTCACCGCGTTCGCGGAGGAGCGCAGGGTACCCGTGGAGAACGTGCTCTCCCCCGACCCGCTGCGCCGCGTCATCTGGACGCCGCCGGCCGACCGCACCGCAGAGGGCTTCGCCGAGGCGCTCGCCCGGCTCGGTGCCCGCCGGTGGCAGACCGACATCGTCGCGCCGATGGTGACGCGCGCCTTCGCCGACCACCCGGACGCCGACGCGGGGTGA
- a CDS encoding DUF3000 domain-containing protein — MGSRTVPGDHSPEFAQALADLRGARLRPEIRLTEVPAPQRIAPYAVALTAEVVGAAADEDELASGRFVLLHDPSVPEPWDGAWRAVTFARAELEPELATDPMLGAVGWSWLVDALDSHHVGYTAEAGTVTRVVSESFAGLSDRPASVEMEVRASWTPVTGNVGAHLLAWSDLLCTIAGLPPLPEGVIALPGPRR; from the coding sequence GTGGGCAGCCGAACGGTCCCCGGAGACCACTCCCCCGAGTTCGCGCAGGCGTTGGCCGATCTGCGTGGAGCGCGCCTGCGCCCCGAGATCCGGCTCACCGAGGTGCCCGCGCCGCAGCGCATCGCCCCGTATGCCGTGGCCCTCACCGCCGAGGTGGTCGGTGCGGCCGCCGACGAGGACGAGCTCGCCTCGGGACGGTTCGTGCTGCTGCACGACCCGTCGGTCCCCGAGCCGTGGGACGGCGCCTGGCGTGCGGTGACGTTCGCGCGGGCCGAGCTCGAGCCCGAGCTGGCCACCGACCCGATGCTCGGTGCGGTCGGGTGGTCCTGGCTCGTCGACGCGCTCGACAGCCACCACGTCGGCTACACCGCCGAGGCCGGCACGGTCACGCGTGTGGTGTCCGAGAGCTTCGCCGGGCTGTCCGACCGGCCGGCCAGCGTCGAGATGGAGGTGCGCGCCTCGTGGACCCCGGTGACCGGCAACGTGGGGGCACACCTGCTCGCGTGGTCGGACCTGCTGTGCACCATCGCCGGCCTGCCTCCGCTGCCCGAGGGCGTCATCGCCCTCCCGGGCCCACGCCGCTGA
- a CDS encoding DMT family transporter encodes MVSLLALASSAVWGTSDFFAGLFSRRRPAVAVVGWTQGLAFLVISVVVLTQLGHVPWHGWPLWSVAAGLSGLTGLLCFYTALSTGTMGVVAPIAALGVAVPVLLGVATGDEPGAWTWVGILVAVIGVTLASGPELSGDVSPRPVVLAGVAAVGFGLALFCIDRGARTSTLMTLWGMRATSVVVFTVVALVARSVGGVVARELPALLVIGCGDMLANILFGLASSRGQVSVASVLGSLYPVVTILLARVVLKERLRAIQRVGAVLSLVGAAVIAF; translated from the coding sequence ATGGTCTCGCTGCTCGCCCTCGCGTCGAGCGCGGTGTGGGGGACCTCGGACTTCTTCGCCGGGCTGTTCTCGCGCCGGCGCCCGGCCGTCGCGGTCGTGGGCTGGACCCAGGGACTGGCCTTCCTCGTCATCAGCGTCGTGGTCCTCACCCAGCTCGGGCACGTGCCGTGGCACGGCTGGCCGCTGTGGTCCGTGGCCGCCGGGCTGTCGGGGCTCACCGGGCTGCTCTGCTTCTACACCGCGCTGTCGACCGGGACGATGGGCGTGGTGGCACCGATCGCCGCCCTGGGGGTCGCGGTGCCGGTGCTGCTCGGCGTGGCCACGGGCGACGAGCCCGGCGCGTGGACCTGGGTGGGCATCCTCGTCGCCGTCATCGGCGTCACCCTCGCCTCGGGGCCCGAGCTCAGCGGTGACGTGTCGCCGCGGCCGGTGGTGCTCGCGGGGGTCGCGGCCGTCGGGTTCGGGCTGGCGCTGTTCTGCATCGACCGGGGCGCGCGCACCTCGACGCTGATGACGCTGTGGGGGATGCGCGCCACCTCCGTCGTCGTCTTCACCGTCGTGGCGCTCGTCGCGCGGTCGGTCGGCGGTGTCGTCGCCCGCGAGCTGCCGGCCCTGCTGGTCATCGGCTGCGGCGACATGCTCGCCAACATCCTCTTCGGCCTCGCCAGCAGCCGCGGGCAGGTCAGCGTCGCGAGCGTCCTGGGGTCGCTCTACCCGGTCGTGACGATCCTGCTGGCACGGGTGGTCCTCAAGGAGCGGCTGCGCGCGATCCAGCGGGTCGGCGCGGTCCTGTCCCTCGTGGGCGCCGCGGTCATCGCCTTCTGA
- a CDS encoding SDR family NAD(P)-dependent oxidoreductase: MTPTTDTTDTTLPDDPADSTTTVLVTGANKGLGLETSHRLADLGWTVWMGARDAARGEAAARAVADAHPGADVRFVELDVTDDDSVAKAVEAVDGSGTGLDVLVNNAGVLGPGRPALETVPADFLPVLEVNLLGPVRVTHAFLPLLAASSRPRLVMVSSGLGSIQHVNDPARTESRVPGLVYQSSKAALNMVTTLYAKALPGVRVCAVDPGYTATDLNGHSGPQTVREGTDAIVTAAAADTVPGPHFDRHGVAPW; encoded by the coding sequence ATGACCCCCACCACCGACACCACCGACACCACCCTCCCCGACGACCCCGCGGACAGCACCACCACCGTCCTGGTCACCGGCGCCAACAAGGGCCTGGGCCTGGAGACCTCGCACCGGCTGGCCGACCTCGGCTGGACCGTCTGGATGGGCGCCCGCGACGCAGCGCGCGGCGAGGCGGCCGCCCGGGCGGTCGCCGACGCCCACCCCGGCGCCGACGTCCGGTTCGTCGAGCTCGACGTGACCGACGACGACTCGGTCGCCAAGGCCGTCGAGGCGGTCGACGGCTCCGGCACCGGCCTCGACGTCCTCGTCAACAACGCCGGCGTCCTCGGCCCGGGACGCCCCGCCCTCGAGACGGTCCCCGCGGACTTCCTGCCCGTGCTCGAGGTCAACCTGCTGGGTCCGGTCCGCGTGACGCACGCCTTCCTGCCGCTGCTCGCGGCGTCGTCGCGCCCGCGGCTCGTCATGGTCTCCAGCGGGCTGGGCTCCATCCAGCACGTGAACGACCCGGCACGGACCGAGTCCAGGGTGCCCGGCCTCGTCTACCAGTCGTCCAAGGCGGCCCTCAACATGGTGACGACCCTCTACGCCAAGGCGTTGCCCGGTGTCCGCGTCTGCGCCGTCGACCCCGGGTACACCGCGACCGACCTCAACGGGCACTCCGGTCCCCAGACGGTCCGCGAGGGCACGGACGCGATCGTCACCGCCGCCGCCGCCGACACGGTCCCGGGACCGCACTTCGACCGGCACGGCGTCGCCCCCTGGTGA
- a CDS encoding helix-turn-helix transcriptional regulator, translating to MPSSRPQLAAVLRRAREAVRPEDVGLAAGSRRRVPGLRREELALLAGISVDYVVRLEQGRGPQPSSQVLGALARALRLDVDARDELFRLAGTPPPEAGTIDVHVRPSVLRLIDRFTDLPAFVQSAKGDVLAWNAMSAALQGDWSGLRPEQRNLARLRFLHDPAGEAMTPVGGTPEERAAIARQSVANLRRAAARYPRDPDLQRLLRDLRSGSTEFAALWEDTTAGAWRSHRKTLLHPAVGPLTLECDTLHVPDTDQLLVVYSAAPGTPEADALALLRVLGTQQLQERAGASGGGARPT from the coding sequence GTGCCGTCCAGCCGTCCCCAGCTCGCCGCCGTCCTGCGCCGCGCCCGGGAAGCGGTCCGTCCCGAGGACGTCGGCCTCGCGGCGGGGTCGCGCCGCCGGGTGCCCGGCCTGCGCCGTGAGGAGCTCGCGCTCCTGGCCGGGATCAGCGTGGACTACGTGGTGCGGCTGGAGCAGGGCCGGGGACCGCAGCCGTCGAGCCAGGTGCTGGGCGCGCTCGCGCGGGCCCTGCGCCTGGACGTGGACGCCCGGGACGAGCTGTTCCGGCTCGCCGGGACGCCTCCTCCGGAGGCGGGGACGATCGACGTGCACGTCCGTCCCTCGGTGCTCCGCCTGATCGACCGGTTCACGGACCTGCCGGCGTTCGTGCAGAGCGCCAAGGGCGACGTGCTGGCCTGGAACGCCATGTCGGCGGCGCTGCAGGGGGACTGGTCCGGCCTGCGGCCCGAGCAGCGCAACCTCGCCCGCCTGCGGTTCCTGCACGACCCCGCAGGCGAGGCGATGACACCCGTGGGCGGTACTCCCGAGGAGCGTGCCGCGATCGCGCGCCAGAGCGTGGCCAACCTGCGCAGGGCGGCAGCGCGCTACCCGCGCGACCCCGACCTCCAGCGGCTCCTGCGCGACCTGCGGTCGGGGTCGACGGAGTTCGCGGCGCTGTGGGAGGACACCACTGCCGGCGCCTGGCGCAGCCACCGGAAGACGCTGCTCCACCCCGCGGTCGGCCCGCTCACCCTCGAGTGCGACACGCTGCACGTACCCGACACCGACCAGCTGCTCGTCGTCTACTCGGCGGCGCCGGGGACGCCGGAGGCCGACGCCCTGGCCCTGCTGCGGGTGCTGGGGACCCAGCAGCTGCAGGAGCGGGCCGGGGCGTCAGGAGGAGGCGCGCGACCGACCTAG